CAGCGGCGCCAGCACCTTGAGCGGCGTTGCCAAAATATTGGCCAGCACCGTTTGATACTGCCCCTGTGCCTGCTCGGGCAGGCCGGTGCGCAGCTGCACGGCATTGGCCTGGGCGTTCTGCAGCGCCGATTCGACGGCTGCCGGGTCGATATCGACGGCGTCGATGTCGGCAGCGCCAAATTTGGCCGCACCAATGGCCAGAATGCCCGAGCCGCAGCCGTAGTCGAGCACCCGGCCCAGGGCCGCAGCGCTGCCCTGGCGGGCGATCCAACGCAGGCACATGCGCGTCGTCGGGTGCGTGCCGGTGCCAAAGGCCAGGCCGGGGTCGAGGCGGATGCTGGTGCGCGCCTGCGCCGGCAGCTCGTGCCAGCTGGGGACGATCCAGAAATCAGGGGTGATCTCTACCGGAGCAAACTGCGATTGGGTCAGCCGCACCCAGTCCTGCTCCGCC
This DNA window, taken from Acidovorax sp. HDW3, encodes the following:
- the prmA gene encoding 50S ribosomal protein L11 methyltransferase, with product MFELSLLCPEDKVEDLSDALDALDALSVSVEDADAHTDAEQALFGEPGMPPPKDGWQRSRIVALFAQEADAQQAQQLLQVQDFFAGCQLLGIAPVAEQDWVRLTQSQFAPVEITPDFWIVPSWHELPAQARTSIRLDPGLAFGTGTHPTTRMCLRWIARQGSAAALGRVLDYGCGSGILAIGAAKFGAADIDAVDIDPAAVESALQNAQANAVQLRTGLPEQAQGQYQTVLANILATPLKVLAPLLCAHVAAGGHLVLAGILERQAQELQEAYAPWLALSVADSEDGWILMTATRPA